TAAAGTCAATAGTACAAATATTGACTTTACCTAAAATTGTATTAATCTATAGTATGAGTTCCATGAGTAACCGCAGCTCCTGCTCTTAGTGCAGCTGCTACAAAGGTAGCTTCAGCTATTTCCTCTTGTGTTGCTCCAGCTTTTAATGCTTTTTGTTTATGAATCTCTAAACAATAAACACATTGTGTGCTTAATGCAACACCCAAAGCTATAAGTTCTTTATATTTTGCTGGAATCGCTCCGTCTTCCATAGCTATTTTATCGAACTGCTGAAAAGCCTCCATTGGTTTCGGGGCTTTTTTACCAAGGTTACCTAACTTTGAAAAAAGCTCTTTAATTGTTAAATGCATTGACTTACTATTTTTAGTTTCTTCCTGCAATTACACCACCATCAACATCCCAGATAGCTCCTGTTACCCAAGAAGACTTATCAGAT
This genomic window from Tenacibaculum sp. 190524A05c contains:
- a CDS encoding carboxymuconolactone decarboxylase family protein; this translates as MHLTIKELFSKLGNLGKKAPKPMEAFQQFDKIAMEDGAIPAKYKELIALGVALSTQCVYCLEIHKQKALKAGATQEEIAEATFVAAALRAGAAVTHGTHTID